One genomic window of Lentimicrobium sp. L6 includes the following:
- a CDS encoding asparaginase domain-containing protein, protein MNIAFIQTGGTIDKDYPHSIKGWAFEIGSPAFIEILKNAQHQHEISFYEFCKKDSMELTLEDRSALKEKCIALQEKAIIITHGSDTLIETAQVLSSISNKTIILTAAMLPEKFKDSDAAFNLGMAVAGVQSLEPGLYIAIHGYLAHWNSFERDMETGKYLLI, encoded by the coding sequence ATGAATATTGCTTTTATACAAACCGGTGGTACCATTGACAAAGATTATCCTCATTCCATAAAAGGATGGGCTTTTGAAATTGGAAGCCCTGCATTTATCGAGATTCTTAAAAATGCACAACATCAGCATGAGATTAGCTTTTATGAATTTTGCAAAAAAGACAGCATGGAATTGACTCTTGAAGACAGATCTGCTCTTAAGGAAAAATGCATAGCTCTTCAAGAAAAAGCCATCATCATTACCCATGGTTCTGATACTTTAATTGAAACCGCCCAAGTTTTAAGTTCTATATCAAACAAAACTATCATCCTTACGGCTGCCATGCTGCCAGAAAAATTTAAGGATTCCGATGCTGCATTCAATTTAGGAATGGCCGTGGCTGGCGTTCAAAGTTTAGAACCTGGATTATATATTGCCATTCATGGGTATTTAGCTCATTGGAATTCATTTGAGCGAGATATGGAAACAGGAAAGTATTTACTAATATAG
- a CDS encoding YwbE family protein encodes MEIERIDGKNRKNIAIGADVEIVQKQDQRSGELTEGVVKKILTNSPNHPHGIKVMLETGEVGRVKYILLED; translated from the coding sequence ATGGAAATAGAAAGAATAGACGGAAAAAATAGAAAAAATATAGCAATCGGTGCAGATGTAGAAATCGTACAAAAGCAAGATCAGAGGAGCGGAGAACTCACCGAAGGTGTTGTGAAAAAGATTTTGACCAATTCACCAAATCATCCCCATGGCATAAAAGTGATGTTGGAGACAGGAGAGGTGGGACGAGTGAAATACATCTTATTAGAAGATTAG
- a CDS encoding alpha/beta hydrolase → MKKTIIIFLLLTGIIVSNAQTNLPQVSSGKIERIENFKSQYVNDRNIDVWLPEGYSEESKYNVLYMHDGQMLFDANTTWNKQEWGVDECMSELISEGKIKPCIVVGIFNDANDRHSDFFPQKPFESLPENFRDSLMGVERYEGHPLFSKAVQSDNYLKFLVEEVKPYIDAHYSVNIEKENTFVAGSSMGGLISMYAICEYPDVFAGAACLSTHWPGIFQMENNPVPNAFQNYMQENLPEASSHLIYFDYGTETLDALYELPQKGMDEVMKAKGYTKENWITLKFEGEEHSENSWKKRLTTPLEFIMGTKNK, encoded by the coding sequence ATGAAAAAAACAATAATTATTTTTTTACTATTGACTGGAATAATAGTGTCAAATGCACAAACAAATCTTCCTCAAGTTAGCTCAGGGAAAATTGAAAGGATTGAGAATTTTAAATCTCAATATGTAAATGACAGAAATATAGATGTTTGGCTTCCAGAAGGATATTCTGAGGAGTCTAAATATAATGTTCTATATATGCATGATGGGCAAATGCTTTTTGATGCCAATACCACTTGGAATAAGCAGGAGTGGGGAGTTGATGAGTGCATGTCAGAATTAATTTCTGAAGGAAAAATTAAGCCATGTATCGTTGTTGGGATATTTAATGATGCCAATGATAGACATAGCGATTTCTTTCCACAAAAGCCATTTGAGTCACTTCCGGAAAATTTTAGAGACTCATTAATGGGAGTTGAAAGATATGAAGGACATCCCTTGTTTTCAAAAGCTGTGCAGTCCGATAATTATTTGAAATTTCTCGTGGAAGAAGTTAAACCTTATATAGATGCTCATTATTCTGTCAACATAGAAAAAGAAAACACTTTTGTTGCTGGTTCTAGTATGGGAGGTTTAATATCGATGTATGCCATTTGTGAGTATCCTGATGTATTTGCTGGAGCGGCTTGCTTGTCGACTCATTGGCCTGGGATTTTCCAAATGGAGAATAATCCAGTACCCAATGCATTCCAAAATTATATGCAAGAAAACCTTCCGGAAGCCTCCTCTCACCTTATTTATTTTGACTATGGAACGGAGACTTTAGATGCTCTTTATGAACTTCCGCAAAAAGGAATGGATGAGGTGATGAAAGCAAAAGGATATACTAAAGAGAATTGGATAACACTCAAGTTTGAAGGGGAAGAGCATTCGGAAAACTCCTGGAAAAAACGATTGACAACACCTCTTGAATTTATCATGGGAACAAAGAATAAATAG
- a CDS encoding O-acetylhomoserine aminocarboxypropyltransferase/cysteine synthase family protein, whose amino-acid sequence MGNLKIASKALHAGHDTNLTQGTRAVPIYQTTSYVFRDTEHASNLFELKEPGYIYTRLNNPTNDVLEQRLAQIEGGIGAAVFASGTAAISTCLLTLLQTGDHIVSSSSLYGGTYNLLNVTLPRFGITTQFVNPDQIENFEEAIQENTKAIFIESIGNPKLDVLDIEAIAKVAQAHQIPLIVDNTVASPSLLNPIKHGANLVIHSLTKYIAGQGNSLGGIVIDAGTFDWASGKFPEFTEPSKGYHGLIYAEVLGEAAFITKLRIEGLRDYGGALSPLSAFQIIQGLETLEVRIKQHSKNALELAEWLESLEEVAWVNYPGLKNNKYYPLAQKYLPKGQSGIVTFGLKGGFEAARKFTDSTQLFSLLANIGDTKSLIIHPASTTHQQLTEEQQESTGVTKDLIRLSVGLEDIVDLKADIEQAIKKI is encoded by the coding sequence ATGGGAAATTTAAAAATAGCAAGCAAAGCTTTACATGCAGGACACGATACCAATTTAACTCAAGGAACCAGAGCTGTTCCTATTTATCAAACCACTTCTTATGTATTTAGAGATACAGAACATGCTTCCAATCTGTTTGAACTAAAAGAGCCAGGATATATTTATACCCGACTTAACAACCCAACCAACGATGTACTAGAACAAAGACTGGCACAAATAGAAGGTGGCATTGGAGCTGCGGTTTTTGCTTCTGGAACAGCCGCCATCTCTACTTGTCTGCTCACCTTACTACAAACTGGCGACCATATTGTTTCTTCAAGCAGTCTTTATGGTGGAACCTATAATCTTCTCAATGTGACCCTCCCCCGTTTTGGTATTACTACCCAATTTGTAAATCCAGATCAAATAGAAAATTTTGAGGAGGCTATTCAAGAAAACACCAAAGCTATATTTATTGAATCTATCGGCAATCCGAAACTCGATGTTTTAGATATTGAAGCCATAGCGAAAGTGGCACAAGCACATCAGATTCCATTAATTGTAGACAATACAGTAGCTTCTCCTAGCCTATTAAACCCCATAAAACATGGAGCAAACTTAGTGATTCACTCCCTCACCAAATATATAGCTGGACAAGGAAATTCACTAGGCGGCATTGTGATTGATGCCGGAACTTTCGATTGGGCCAGTGGGAAATTCCCAGAGTTTACGGAGCCTTCCAAAGGATATCATGGTTTAATTTATGCTGAAGTACTTGGCGAGGCCGCATTTATCACCAAATTAAGAATAGAAGGATTGAGAGATTATGGTGGAGCTTTAAGTCCATTGAGTGCTTTCCAAATCATTCAAGGATTGGAAACCTTAGAAGTCAGAATTAAACAACATTCTAAAAATGCATTAGAATTGGCTGAGTGGTTAGAAAGCTTAGAGGAAGTAGCTTGGGTGAATTATCCTGGATTAAAGAATAATAAATACTATCCCTTAGCCCAAAAATATCTTCCCAAAGGTCAAAGCGGAATTGTCACTTTCGGATTAAAAGGAGGATTTGAAGCCGCTAGAAAATTCACCGACAGCACTCAACTTTTCTCACTTCTAGCCAATATTGGCGATACTAAATCATTAATCATTCACCCTGCCAGCACCACGCATCAACAGTTAACCGAAGAGCAACAAGAATCAACTGGTGTCACAAAAGATTTAATTCGATTGTCAGTTGGTTTAGAAGATATTGTAGATTTGAAAGCAGATATTGAACAAGCCATAAAGAAAATCTAA